The genomic region ATCAGAACCTGAAATTCGATATCGAGGCTGAGCAGAAGCATCTCGACGTTGTACGAGACTACATTCATCAGTTGGTCATTCCAGCAAAGGCGCAATTCTATTCCGAGCTGCGGGAGGAAGCCGAAGCCACTTCGCTCGCGCTCGAAAACGCAAAGGCGAGCGCGCTGAAATTTGTTGATGATGCTGATGCCGCGCTCATGCAAAAGCTTACGCAGCGCACGAGGTCTTATGAGGTGAGCCTGACAACAGATTTCTCAGGCCTATCGGTAGCGCTTACGAGAACTGAGGCGCTGTGTGATCGCCACAATCAGAAAACCTTTGCTTTTGATGCCGAGAAGGCAAAGGCGCGCGACGCCATTGAAATGAGCTACCTGTTATCGATTTCACCCCAGGTCATTGCACTGGACGACGAGATCACCAAAGCCAGGAAGGTCATTGAGGACCTCAAAGACGGTGCATTAGAGCCGTTTTTGGCGCGTACTCTTGAAGATCTCGAAAAATCGATCACTGAAAAGCGAGCTAAAGTTGCGAATGCACACAAAGCTGGCGAAGACATCACCAGGAGGTTACAAAATTTTCTTGGGCGTACAGAGCTTTCATTTGCCTCAGCGGACCAGGGATACTTGGTTTACCGCAGAGGGAAGCCAGCCAAGCGCCTAAGTGAAGGCGAGAAAATGGCAATCGCTTTTATCTACTTCCTTGTTCAACTTGGTGATCAGGCCTTCGATATCGCCGAAGGCGTTGTGGTGATCGATGATCCTATCTCAAGCCTAGATTCATCAGCGATCTACCAAGCATTCTCCTACCTCAAGAATGCCGTCAAGGATGCCAAACAGGTTATCATCCTCACGCACAACTTCGACTTCCTGAAGCTGGTGCTGAACTGGTTTCACGGAATCCCCACGAAAGCTGGGTTTAAGTCATACTACATGGTCGTATGCACGGAGAACGAGAACGGGCGCAACGCACGGCTATGCAAGCTCGATCAGCTGCTTCAGGATCATGCCTCTGAATACCAGTACCTCTTCAAAAAGCTTTACACGTATAAGTCCGACGGGACAATTGAAAGTGCCTATCACATTCCCAATGTCGCACGAAAAGTTTTGGAGACATTTCTGGAATACTACGAGCCTTCTTCTGCCAATCTTTACAAAAAACTCGACGCGATCGACTTCGATCCTCTCAAAAAGGCTGCCATTTTCAAGTTTGCTAATGATCTTTCACATATGACTGGCAAAGGGTTTGATCCGGCATTGGTCGCCGAGACACAAAAGAACACTGCCTATCTCTTGGAGATGATCGCAACGTTAGCCCCAAAGCATCATGCGGGTCTTGTGAAGCTCAGTTCTTAAGGCTCTGCGTCCGCTTCTCAGCAGACATTCAATTTCTGCTGAGAAGCGTACAGCCGAAAAGTGGAAATATGGTATGGCCCGTCATTCGATCCGGTGCTGACGAATAGTCGCTATCAAGTTTTCATTGTCGAACGGCTTATAGAACACATGGTCAGCGCCCCAGGTGCGCGCCATTGCCGCCGTGCTTTCGATAGGGATGCGGGCAGCGCCCCCGGTGATGACAAAGACGGGCGTGTTCGGGCGGATAGCGCGCATCCGCTGGAGAAGGTCGATGCCGTTCAGGCGCGGCATCCATACGTCTGCGATCACCAGATCGAAGGCACTAGTGCACTGACGCAGACATAGGATTCACAGCGGCCGGCCGACGTGCGATTCTGTCGGCATGGCCCAGACCGTCAGCATCATCGTTGGAGCGGAGGACCGCGCGCGCTTGGCCGCGATCCTCGGCGACCGGAACCGCCCTCAGAAGCATGTGCAGCGGGCGACCATCATCGTGCTCTCGGCCGAGCGGCTACCGGTGCAGGAGGTGGCGCGCCGCGCCGGTGTCAGCCGCCCGGCGGTCTGGCGCTGGCAGGTGCGCTACGCCGAACAGGGCGTGGACGGGCTGCTGCGCGACAAGACGCGTAAACCTGGGCGGGCGCCGCTGCCCACCGCTACGGTAGCCAAGGTGCTGGCGCTGACCTGCTCGGAACCACCCGGCGCGGTGACGCATTGGACCGGCCGGGCGGTGGCCAAGGCGGTCGGCATCAGCCTGCGCGCCGTGCAGCGCATCTGGGAGGCCAATCGCCTTCAGCCCCATCGCATCCGCACCTTCAAGCGCTCCAACGACCCGGCCTTTGCCGCCAAGGTCGAGGACATCGTCGGGCTCTACATGGACCCGCCGTGCCACGCAGTGGTGCTGTCCATCGACGAGAAGAGCCAGATCCAGGCGCTCGACCGCACCCAGCCCGGCCTGCCGCTGAAGCCCGGCAAGTGCGGGACGATGACGCACGACTACAAGCGCAACGGCACCACCACGCTGTTCGCCGCGCTGAACACGCTGGACGGCACGGTGGTCGGGCGCTGCCTGCCCAAGCACACCCACAAGGAGTTCATCAAGTTCCTGAACGCTGTGGAGCGCGCCGTCCCGGCGGGCAAGGTGATCCATGCCATCGTCGATAATTACGCCACCCACAAGCATCCCAAGGTCCTGGAATGGCTGGCTGATCACCCGCGCTGGGTCTTCCACTTCACGCCTACCTCGGCCTCCTGGATCAATGCCGTCGAGGGCTTCTTCTCGATCATCACCCGCAGACGCATTCGGCGCGGCGTCTTCAAGTCCGTGGCCGACCTCCAGGACGCCATCGCCCGCTACATCCGCGAGCACAACAAGGCATCCAAACCCTTCGTCTGGATCAAGCCCGCCGACACCATCCTCGCCAAGATCGCCCGGCTCCCTGCACCTTCTGAATGAGTCAGTGCACTAGATTGCAGCCGTGTTAGAGTGCGTAACAAAACCGGCTGGGAACGGTTGGTAGGGGCATGGCAGCCCCTCTTGTTTGCGACGCCTTGTGGGCGATCATCGAACCTCTGATCCCGCCGGAGCCGCCCAAGCCGAAAGGCGGACGGCCCCGGCTGTGCGATCGTGCTGCGCTGACCGGCATCCTGTTCGTGCTGCGCACGGGTATTCCTTGGGAGCTTCTGCCGGTGGAGATGGGCTGCGGCTCGGGTATGACCTGCTGGCGGCGTCTGCACGAGTGGCATCGGGCTGGCGTGTGGGAACGGCTGCATCGTGTGCTGCTCGACCGTCTCGGCTATGCCAACGCCATCAACTGGGATCGTGCGGCGGTGGACAGCGCCAGCGTCCCGGCAAAAAGGGGGGTGAGGAGACCGGCCCGAACCCGACGGATCGCGGCAAGCCGGGCTCCAAGCGCCACATCCTCGTCGATGCTAACGGCATCCCGCTCGCCCTGAGGATCTCGCCAGCCAACCGGCACGACAGCAAGCTGCTGGAGGCGCTGGTCGATGCCGTGCCGGCGATCCGCCAGTGTGCGGGCCGGCCCCGGCGGCGACCGGCCAAGCTGCATGCCGACAAGGGCTACGACTTCGCTCACTGCCGGCGGGCGCTGCGCCAACGAGCGATCATTCCGCGGATTGCCCGGCGTGGCGTCGAAAGCAGCGAGCGTCTCGGCCGATATCGATGGGTGGTCGAGCGTACGCTCGCTTGGTTTGCCCGCTTCCGCCGCATCGCCGTCCGCTACGAACGGCGCGCCGACATCTTCACTGCCTTTCACCATATCGCGGCCAGCCTCATCTGCTGGCGCTTCGTCCAGAGATGGTTCTGTTAGGCGCTCTTAGCGCCTCTTCACCATCAACAGCTTCATCTACAGTGTATCCGGCATCTTCCAGGCTGGTGCGTAGCGAATAGCGGACGTTCTCGGCATCATCGACAATCAGAATCTTCATGGCGCCTTCACTCAGCAGTGCTCTGAATAGATAGCACAAAGCATGCACCTTGGGGAGCCTGAGTGGTGAGCTTGATGGAGCCATTACGACGCAACAGGAGGTCACGCACAACCGCCAACCCCAAGCCCGTTCCGCGTCCATGCGGCTTGGTGGTGAAGAACGGCTCCATGATGCGCTCCGCGTCCTCTGCGGAGATGCCGGGACCATCGTCCTTGACAGTCACGGTTACGGACCCGTTTGCGGGCTGGCCGACGTGAAGGGTGACGTGGCCTCTCTGGTCGGTCGCATCCAGCGCGTTTACCACAAGGTTCGTGACGATCTGGGTGACTTCCGTCCGTGTCAGGTTGACCAAGGCTGCCGGCACGTCGTGAGTCAACATGATTGCGAAGGTGGGCGGGAGCGTCGATGTCAGTAGCGCAATCGAGTCGCGCAGAGCGGCGACCAGTTCTGTGCCTCCTCCGATCTCTTCCTCATTGCGGGCAAAGGACAGTACCTGACGGACCAGCCGGGCGGACCCACGGGCGCTGTCCTCGATGATGCTGAGGGCCTTGCTGAGCCGTTCTGGTTTGGTGACGGCATCTTTGCGGGCTTGCTGGCTGAGATTGATGATGGGGTGAAGCAGGTTGTTGAGTTCATGCGCCATGCCGCCGGCAATTTCTCCGATGGCGACCATGCGGCGCTGATGCTGCTCTGCGTGTTCCCTCCGACGCTGCTCCGTCACGTCCCGCACAATGGCAATCAGCGTCTCCCCCGGTGGTGAGGCTGATGCGGGCTTGACCGTCCAGTGCAACGTCCGTCCACTCGACGGCACGTCTCCCTCAAACTCAGGGATTTGCTGAAGCCGCAGGAGAATAGGCACGGCGTCAGGGGTGAAGCGAAGGAAGGTCGGATTGGCGAAGGCGACGCTCAGCCGGTCAGAATGATGCTCCAGCAGGGCAATGCCCAACGGCGCTTCCTCTATGGCGCGGACCAAGTTGGCATTCCTGCCGAGCAGTTCCATGCGTGTGCTGCCTAAGGCCCCCAAAAGCAAGCCTGTCGCTCCTGCGGCCAGCATGAACACCTGAAGATCGACCACATCGCGGGTGTCCAAAACTCCACGCACAAGCAGGACAAGCCCAAGATTGACCAGAGAAGCGGTTAGCGTTGAAGCGCCAAAGCCCCATAGGAACCCGGCAACCGCTATGGGCAGGATGAGAAGGAAGAACGAACTGGCCGGACTGGACAGCAGGTTTCGCGACAGGAACCATATCAGCAAGGCGGCAGCAGCTAATCCAGCGGATCGCGCTAAGAGTGCCTAACAGAACCATCTCTGGACGAAGCGCCAGCAGATGAGGCTGGCGGCGATGTTGTGGAAGGCTGTGAAGATGTCGGCGCGCCGTTCGTAGCGTAGGGCGAGGCGACGGAAGCGAGCGAACCAGGCGAGCGTACGCTCGACCACCCATCGGTGTCGGCCGAGGCGCTCACTGCTCTCGATGCCACGCCGGGCGATGCGCGGGATGATCGCCCGCCGGCGCAGCGCCTGCCGACAGTGGGCGAAGTCGTAGCCCTTGTCGGCGTGTAGCTTGGCCGGGCGGCGCCGTGGCCGGCCCGCACATTGGCGGATCGCCGGCACGGCATCGACCAGCGCCTCCAAGAGTTTGCTGTCGTGCCGGTTGGCCGGCGAGATCCTCAGGGCGAGGGGGATGCCGTTGGCATCGACAAGGATGTGGCGCTTGGAGCCCGGCTTGCCGCGATCCGTCGGGTTCGGGCCGGTCTCCTCGCCCCCCTTTTTGCCGGGACGCTGGCGCTGTCCACTGCCGCGCGATCCCAGTTGATGGCGTTGGCGTAGCCAAGCCGGTCGAGCAGCACACGGTGCAACCGCTCCCAGACGCCGGCCTGATGCCACTCGTGCAGCCGCCGCCAGCAGGTCATGCCCGAGCCGCACCCCATCTCCACCGGCAGCAGTTCCCAAGGAATGCCTGTGCGCAGCACAAACAGGATGCCGGTCAGCGCCGCGCGGTCGTCCAGGCGTGGCCTGCCGCCTTTCGGCTTGGGCGGCTCCGGCGGGATCAGAGGCTCGATGATCGCCCATAGGGCGTCGCAAACAAGAGGGGCTGCCATACCCCTCCCAACCGCTCCACGCCGGTTTTGTTACGCACTCTAACAGCGCAATGAACGCTGCGCGTGCTATAGGCACATCGGCTGTGTACCGTCCCGGTCATAAGATGCACATTGATAGCAGTAGATATGATAAGGGCCTTTGGCTGTTACAATCTCTACAAATTTTGCCTTGGCTTGAATAAGCTGCCCCACTTGGCTGCCGACTTGTGAATGATGCTCAAAGTCTTCACACAGTGCCTGTTCGTCAGTCAGCAAGATGCGCGCTGATATGTGCGACAGATCATCTTAAGCAGCAGCATGGCAGCGCAAGAACAGCTTATCGGGTTCTAATCATCTGGAATGTGATGAAGTTCAATTTTATGGCTACGATACTACTTTTGACGAGGTTGTACTCGCTCATTTGTGGTGCCCAAGCGACCCATATTTTTACGCTCGCCGCTCAAAGCATATTGGAGAGCTCTATCCACGATTTTTAAACATTCTAGCCGATACATACATTGCCACGCTTGAGCATGGCCGAATATTCTTGTTAGTAATGGAAGATCGCTGGCAATACGTTGATGGCTTTCGCACTCGATATCGCCACTCACGTCTGCGGTGGCAGCCATCCAGAAGCGCGCAGAAGGGCTTGCTTATGAACTATAGCGAGGGGTCGAATTGGCTGGCTTATTCTGAGGACCGGCTGCGAAAGCTTGTTGAAGAGATTGCTCGCGCGCATCGCGTCATTGTGATGATTGCCAGGACTTCTCAAAGCGTTCCGGTTAAAGCAGGTTTCATCGCTGAGGAAATGCACTCGCTGACTTTCAACCTAGACGCAATAATGAAAGGCGCTATTGCAGAAGCTTGCACTGATCGGCATGAGAGCTTCTATGATTTCGAGTTTCAGAAAAACGGCCCAAGCGACCTTGTCGTTGCAAATGAGTACATAACACTGTTAGCTCAGGTAAAGTTCTACTCTACTCCTCAAGGAACTGCTGCTGCGTTGAGGGAATTAAGAGCCGGCGTACACGTCTATGCAAATATGCTGCTTGTTGCACCTACAGACCAAATCATTGGTGTCAGTGATGCTGCTCGCAAGACCATGTTGCGGGAGCGCGCTAAAGCGCGGCGTTTGGAAGTCGCAAACGCAGCAGAATACGTTATGAATACAGTGTCCGATGTTATTGATCTTGGTGGGGTAGTATCAAAACCAATAGCACTTAAGGAAGCACACGATATAGCAATGTGGCCATGCGGACTAACATTTTATAGCTTCGTGGAGCCATTTATTTATGATGTCGTATTCGACATCATGCGGCAGCGTCACCACATTGGCGCACCACATGGCATTTCTCCGTTCCTAAATGATTATGATATGCTTCGGCAGAGCGGTTTTGACGCTGAATACATTGATGCCCTACATCGGACGAGAATGCACGTTGCGCATTGCGCCGCAACCATCCCTCCGATACCCAACATTCCATTTTATCAGGCGGATAATGAGCCTGTGCCATGGTGACGGGGAGATTGTGCCTTATGGCTTAGAGCCTGCTTGGGAACTGACCGAGAACACAATATGTCCTGGAAACGTAGTGGCTCTTACCCCTGCTTGCCGCCGCTCACTGGCAAGCCAATGAGCATCCGGATTATTCCGTGTAGGGTTGCTCTGTGGTAAGACCGCTGCCCTCACTCAGAGTGAGGCACATTGTCCGCGGTACAAGCGCCTGCCAGAGCGATGAAAGGCGCGAGCGCTAAATACACAGCTTGCGGAAATCATCGAGCTGTAGGGTGCAGCTATAGCTCTGGCTCAAGCACTACGCTTGCACCGTTTGAGAACGTGGGGCACCATAAGGGGACAAGCAAACGCGCAATATGATGTATAGGAAAATAGTCCTATAACACTTGCTGCTTAGCACAGCCTTAGCACATGCTGTGTTGCATTCTATAAAAAACAAGTACTTAAGTTAGCTCGATTGCAACTGAAAATCCCCGTGTCGGCGGTTCGACTCCGTCCCTGGGCACCATTTTTTTTCGCCGATCAAGCCATCGGTGGCGGATCAGGCAAAGCCAACCTGTCCGTTCTGGATTTGGCACAGCGGCGAAGGACATCATTCTTCGCCTGCCGAGCTTTTAAAATCTCCGCTCTCCATAATGTCGATTTTCGTTGTTCTGGCACAATCGCCGCGCGGTTGGATCAGCAGTGCGAGCCCCTGCGGGCGGCGCATCCCACGCGGCACCCTGCAATCCGTTGCCGATGCACAGGACACCACTGCCCGCTTCATTCGCGCCCGCAACAAGGACGCCAAGCCTTTTGCGTAGGCCAAGCCCATCGATACCATCTCGCCAGAAATCGATCGATTGCCTGCGCTTTCCGAATGAGCCGGTGTGTTGACCTGCTGCGAAGAAACAAGCAGGCCTCCATTCACAAAAACGCAATCCAGACGTCATTTTTTGAAGGCAATGCTTAGGGTGCTCCCAGCAAAGCCGCGGACCCACCGCTAATGCAAGCTTTCGTTCGCTTTAGGCCGCCTGCTTTCCTGTGGGAATGACGGACACCATTACGGACACCGCATCAAGCGCCTGGGTCCGGAGAAGCCCACGATGCAACTTCGGAAAGGAATGACGAATCATGAAGAGGTTCCTGTTTTTCATCATCCTGGCTTTGCTGCCCAACATCGCCGCAGCCGACACCATGACCGCCAGCGATATCATCAACACCTTGAAAAGAAACAACATGGATGTTCTCATCCCAATGTATGAAAAAGGCATTCTGATTCTCGACAGTAAGAACACCACCGTCAACGCCATGAAATTGGTTAGAAACTATGCAGCCTTCGCGGATGCTGAAGCCGAAAAGGCAAAACTCTGGTACCGCGGCATGCCGACCCAACAGGCAAATGACTTTATCAACAGCAATTACTCGAGACTGGGGTTGCCGGAGAAATCCTTCGTTGGAATTGCCCCACGATTTTCCTACGTGATGCAATATGTCACCAACTCGGATCCCGGTGTCGTTTTTGAATTTGGCACGGACAGCGAAGGATGGCTCTACAAGCAGTGGTCTGTTGACCATCCCTGTCAAATCAAAGCAGAGGGTGGCGGCACTTACGGCCTCGGCCCCAGCGGTACCTATGCTTCCTGCAACAACGGCCCCAACGCCTATAAGCCGAAGATCGACAACTTGGGCGGCATGTTCAATACATGGCTGGCCGACAACACGATAACAGCCAAAGTCGCCTACGTCCTGGCCAACCGCAAATTGTAATACGTCCGCGCGGGCAAGAGTGGGACCTCCCCCTGCGCCATGATGACCAAGATTGAGGCCGGCACGCCGAAGCGCCCAATTTTCTCTCAACGATGCGAATCGGATCGGGGGAGCACCACCGAACGAACCCGCCCGGCGGACAAGCCGCCGATCCTGAAATGGGCCTTCAGCGGCCGCGACCGGCGGAAGCCGAGGCGCAGGCCCCCAGCAACCACTCCCGGAACGCCATCAGCGGCGGGTGATGCGCCCGTGACGAGGGGTGGACGAGGTGATAGGCGCGGTCCGGATTCCGGTAGGGCCGGTCCAGCGCTGGGACCAGCGCCCCGTCCCGCATCTCGGCCTGCACCAGCAGGGTCGGCAGCAGCGCCACCCCCAACCCGGTGATCGCCGCCTGGGCGGTGGTGGAGAACTGTTCGAAGAACATGCCGGCGCCCTCGTGCCGCTCGATGCCCTGGGCGGCGAACCAGTCCCGCCATGCCTCCGGACGGCTGGTGGTGTGCAGAAGCGGCAGCGCCACGAGGTCCGGCGCCGTGCGGATCGGGTGGGCCTCCAGGAAGGACGGGGCGCAGAGCGGCAGAACCTCCTCCTCCATCAGCCGTTCGCACACCGCCCCCGGCCAGTCGGCGGCGCCGAAATGGATGGCGGCGTCCAGATCCTCCGACCGGAAGTCGAAGGGCTCCATCTTCGTCATGAAATGGATGATGACCTGCGGGTGCGCCGCCTGGAAGGCGGGCAGGCGCGGCACCAGCCAGCGCGTGCCGAAGGTCGGCAGAACGGCCAGCTTCAGCACGCCCCCCTGCGGCGCGGTCATGACCCGCAGCGTCGCCGCCCCCACCCGGTGCAGCGCCTCCCGCACCTCCGCCGCGTAGGACTCGCCGGCCGGGGTCAGGGCCACACGCTGGTCGCGGCGCACAAACAGCGGAACGCCGAGCTGGTCCTCCAGCGCCTTGATCTGCCGGCTGACGGCGCCCTGGGTCAGCGCCAGCTCCTGCGCCGCGGCGGTGAAGCTGCCGGTGCGCGCCGCCGCCTCGAAGGCGGAGAGCGCGCTCATGGAGGGGAGAAGGCGGCGTTGCAGACCCATGGGTCATGACTATAGCTCATGACCCGGGGAAAGAAAGTCGGTTGCGCGGGGCCGGGCCTGCCGCCAGATTGAGGAGGATTTGAACGCCCAGCCGAGGAACGAGCGCGCCATGAAGACCGGAGGCCAGTTGATCGTCGATGCGCTGGAGGCGCAGGGCGTCGAGCGCGTGTTCTGCGTGCCGGGCGAAAGCTACCTCGCCGTGCTTGACGCGCTGCACGATTCCTCGATCCGCACGATCAACGCCCGCCACGAGAGCGGCGCCGCCATGATGGCGGAGGCCGAGGGTAAGCTGACCGGACGGCCGGGCATCTGCTTCGTCACCCGCGGCCCCGGCGCCACCAACGCCGCGCCGGGCGTCCATGTGGCGCAGCAGGACTCCACCCCGATGATCCTGTTCATCGGCCAGATCGAGCGCGGGATGCGCGGGCGCGACGCCTTCCAGGAGGTCGACTACACGCTCATGTTCGGCGGCATGGCCAAGTGGGTGGCGGAGATTGACAGCGCCGACCGCGTGCCGGAGATGGTCAGCCGCGCCTTCCACACCGCGCTCGCCGGCCGCCCCGGCCCGGTCGTCCTGGTGCTGCCGGAGGACATGCTGGTGGAGACGGCGGACGTCGCCGCCGCCCGCCCGGCCCAGCCGGTGGACAGCGCCCCCACCCCCGCCCAGGTCGCCGAGGTCGGGCGTCTGCTCGCCGGGGCGAAGCGTCCGCTGGTGATCGCCGGGGGCTCCCGCTGGACCGAAGACGCGGTGGCCTCGCTGCACGTCTTCGCCGAGACCTTCGCGCTGCCGGTGGCCGTCACCTTCCGCCGCCAGATGCTGTTCGACCACACGCACCCGAACTACGCGGGCGACATCGGGCTGGGCATCAACCCGAAGCTGACCGCCCTGGTGAAGGACGCCGACGTGATCCTGCTGCTCGGCGGCCGTTTCTCCGAGGTGCCGTCGCAGAGCTACGGGCTGCTCGGCATCCCGGAGACCGGCAAGACCCTGATCCACGTCCATCCGGGGGCGGAGGAGCTGGGCCGCGTCTACAACCCCGACCTCGCCATCAACGCCACGCCGGGGGGCTTCCTCGACGCCGTGGCCGGGCTGGAGGCGCCGGCCTCCCCCGCCTGGGCCGGTCGGGCCGAGGCCGCGCACGCCGCCTACACCGCCTGGAGCGAGCCGCCGGCCACCATCCCCGGCGCCGTCCAGATGGGCGCCGTCATGTCCTGGCTGCGCGACACCCTGCCCGACGACGCCATCCTGACCAACGGCGCCGGCAATTACGCCACCTGGATTCACCGCTTCTGGCGCTTCCGCCGCTTCGGCACGCAAGCCGCACCGGTCTGCGGCTCGATGGGCTACGGCCTGCCCGCCGCCGTCGCGGCCAAGCTGCTCCACCCGGAGCGGGACGTGGTCTGCTTCGCCGGCGACGGCTGCTTCCAGATGACCGGTCTGGAGTTCGGCACCGCCGTGCAGGAGGGCGCCAACCTCATCGTGCTGGTCATCGACAACGGCATGTACGGCACCATCCGCATGCACCAGGAGCGCGACTATCCGGGCCGCGTGTCCGGCACCGCCCTGACCAATCCGGACTTCGCCGCGCTTGCCCGCGCCTATGGCGGCCATGGCGAGACGGTGGAGCGGACGGAGGAGTTCGCCCCGGCCTTCGAGCGCGCCCGCGCCTCCGGCCGGCCGGCCATCCTGCATGTCAGGCTCGACCCCGAGGCCCTGACGCCGAACCGCAGCCTGTCCGACATCCGCGCCGCCGGGCGCCAGCGCTAACCCTCCACCGGTTGCCTTACACCGAGGACCTTTTCCATGCAGCACCGCGACCTTCTCTCCCGCCTCGGCCTTGAGCTTCCCGCCGACGGGGCCGGCCTGTCCGTCCGCTCGCCCATCGACGGCGCCGCGCTGGGCGTGGCGCCGGTCACCCCGGCGTCGGAGATTCCGGAGGTGGCCGCCCGCGCCCAGCGCGCCTTCGAGGCCTGGCGCTCCGTCCCGGCGCCGCGCCGCGGCGAACTGGTCCGTCTGCTGGGCGAGGAGCTGCGCGACGCCAAGGAGGATCTCGGCCGTCTCGTCACGCTGGAGATGGGCAAGATCTTCCAGGAGGGCCTGGGCGAGGTCCAGGAGATGATCGACATCTGCGACTTCGCGGTCGGCCTGTCCCGCCAGCTCTACGGCCTGACCATCGCGTCGGAGCGTCCGGGCCACGCGATGCGCGAGACCTGGCACCCGATGGGTCCCTGCGCGGTGATCTCCGCCTTCAACTTCCCGGTCGCGGTCTGGGCCTGGAACGCCGCCCTGGCGCTGGTCTGCGGCGACCCGGTGATCTGGAAGCCGTCGGAGAAGACCCCGCTGACCGCGCTCGCCTGCCAGCGCATCTTCGAGCGCGCCGTGGCCCGCTTCGGCGACGCCCCGGCGGACCTGCTGCAGGTCGTCAACGGCGGGCGCGATGTCGGCGAGGCTCTGGTCGCCAGCCCGCTGGTCCCCATCGTGTCGGCCACCGGCTCGACCCGCATGGGCCGCGAGGTCGCGCTGAAGGTGGCCGAGCGCTTCGCCCGTCCGATCCTGGAGCTGGGCGGCAACAACGCCATGATCGTGGCGCCGTCGGCCGACCTCGACATGGCGGTGCGCGCCAT from Azospirillum baldaniorum harbors:
- a CDS encoding AAA family ATPase — translated: MLTSLKVIENLGIFSKYSAANNLPEFQRFNVIYGDNGSGKTTLSRLFATLPTGRHLEYPDLKYSITTQLGALTHGQNYPRKVRVFNADYVEANIGQCEGHIPHILIVGEDNMALAQEVADEQAAYTERLKGIKAATDAITKLESDRGKLFSAIAKTIGEATSGATLRSYRKPDAEAAYRKLKNFKKPSDAELVVYRTTLHQEQLEAVQCATLPLENSVDGASRNLLEILSAIASDVSALTARTAQSAVIARLEENGDLYDWVERGIAIHRDHKSERCEFCDQMLPTARMKQLVGHFSDEDQNLKFDIEAEQKHLDVVRDYIHQLVIPAKAQFYSELREEAEATSLALENAKASALKFVDDADAALMQKLTQRTRSYEVSLTTDFSGLSVALTRTEALCDRHNQKTFAFDAEKAKARDAIEMSYLLSISPQVIALDDEITKARKVIEDLKDGALEPFLARTLEDLEKSITEKRAKVANAHKAGEDITRRLQNFLGRTELSFASADQGYLVYRRGKPAKRLSEGEKMAIAFIYFLVQLGDQAFDIAEGVVVIDDPISSLDSSAIYQAFSYLKNAVKDAKQVIILTHNFDFLKLVLNWFHGIPTKAGFKSYYMVVCTENENGRNARLCKLDQLLQDHASEYQYLFKKLYTYKSDGTIESAYHIPNVARKVLETFLEYYEPSSANLYKKLDAIDFDPLKKAAIFKFANDLSHMTGKGFDPALVAETQKNTAYLLEMIATLAPKHHAGLVKLSS
- a CDS encoding response regulator, with amino-acid sequence MLCLRQCTSAFDLVIADVWMPRLNGIDLLQRMRAIRPNTPVFVITGGAARIPIESTAAMARTWGADHVFYKPFDNENLIATIRQHRIE
- a CDS encoding IS630-like element ISAzba6 family transposase — protein: MAQTVSIIVGAEDRARLAAILGDRNRPQKHVQRATIIVLSAERLPVQEVARRAGVSRPAVWRWQVRYAEQGVDGLLRDKTRKPGRAPLPTATVAKVLALTCSEPPGAVTHWTGRAVAKAVGISLRAVQRIWEANRLQPHRIRTFKRSNDPAFAAKVEDIVGLYMDPPCHAVVLSIDEKSQIQALDRTQPGLPLKPGKCGTMTHDYKRNGTTTLFAALNTLDGTVVGRCLPKHTHKEFIKFLNAVERAVPAGKVIHAIVDNYATHKHPKVLEWLADHPRWVFHFTPTSASWINAVEGFFSIITRRRIRRGVFKSVADLQDAIARYIREHNKASKPFVWIKPADTILAKIARLPAPSE
- a CDS encoding IS5 family transposase (programmed frameshift), with translation MAAPLVCDALWAIIEPLIPPEPPKPKGGRPRLCDRAALTGILFVLRTGIPWELLPVEMGCGSGMTCWRRLHEWHRAGVWERLHRVLLDRLGYANAINWDRAAVDSASVPGKKGGEETGPNPTDRGKPGSKRHILVDANGIPLALRISPANRHDSKLLEALVDAVPAIRQCAGRPRRRPAKLHADKGYDFAHCRRALRQRAIIPRIARRGVESSERLGRYRWVVERTLAWFARFRRIAVRYERRADIFTAFHHIAASLICWRFVQRWFC
- a CDS encoding sensor histidine kinase; this translates as MLIWFLSRNLLSSPASSFFLLILPIAVAGFLWGFGASTLTASLVNLGLVLLVRGVLDTRDVVDLQVFMLAAGATGLLLGALGSTRMELLGRNANLVRAIEEAPLGIALLEHHSDRLSVAFANPTFLRFTPDAVPILLRLQQIPEFEGDVPSSGRTLHWTVKPASASPPGETLIAIVRDVTEQRRREHAEQHQRRMVAIGEIAGGMAHELNNLLHPIINLSQQARKDAVTKPERLSKALSIIEDSARGSARLVRQVLSFARNEEEIGGGTELVAALRDSIALLTSTLPPTFAIMLTHDVPAALVNLTRTEVTQIVTNLVVNALDATDQRGHVTLHVGQPANGSVTVTVKDDGPGISAEDAERIMEPFFTTKPHGRGTGLGLAVVRDLLLRRNGSIKLTTQAPQGACFVLSIQSTAE
- a CDS encoding IS5 family transposase (programmed frameshift), with amino-acid sequence MAAPLVCDALWAIIEPLIPPEPPKPKGGRPRLDDRAALTGILFVLRTGIPWELLPVEMGCGSGMTCWRRLHEWHQAGVWERLHRVLLDRLGYANAINWDRAAVDSASVPGKKGGEETGPNPTDRGKPGSKRHILVDANGIPLALRISPANRHDSKLLEALVDAVPAIRQCAGRPRRRPAKLHADKGYDFAHCRQALRRRAIIPRIARRGIESSERLGRHRWVVERTLAWFARFRRLALRYERRADIFTAFHNIAASLICWRFVQRWFC
- the gcvA gene encoding transcriptional regulator GcvA, coding for MGLQRRLLPSMSALSAFEAAARTGSFTAAAQELALTQGAVSRQIKALEDQLGVPLFVRRDQRVALTPAGESYAAEVREALHRVGAATLRVMTAPQGGVLKLAVLPTFGTRWLVPRLPAFQAAHPQVIIHFMTKMEPFDFRSEDLDAAIHFGAADWPGAVCERLMEEEVLPLCAPSFLEAHPIRTAPDLVALPLLHTTSRPEAWRDWFAAQGIERHEGAGMFFEQFSTTAQAAITGLGVALLPTLLVQAEMRDGALVPALDRPYRNPDRAYHLVHPSSRAHHPPLMAFREWLLGACASASAGRGR